actgtacacacatacatctgAATAATCATCTTGCGGCAGAGGATAGTGTGTGAGGCTCTGAAAATAGATAATAGCCATCAGAAGAGGTATTTGCTATGTCATACGTAGTACATACCTCAGAATCATAAGCTGCGTGCATCTGATCATGACCTGTACCACCACTAGCAACAGCTGGATCTTCAACCTGTAGTGGTCAAAATAAAATCACAAATGATACAGCTTAGCTGCGTACACACCTGTTCCACTTCAGTATAGGAGGATTGCAACTGGTGACCATTTTGTGGTGCATCATGATAAGCAGTTGTTACCTAAAATGTATCATCTGTTACACTATACTAATTATAAGTTAACACACAGTAGGACTTATTGACCGTGCTCTCACTGCCCAAGCTGGAGCTCCCCTCGGGGCCTCACACACTAGTGGAGTAGACACTACTCTGGGCTTCTTCaatacacttttcactgtcCACCTTTGATCCAGCTCTTGAATAAAGTCTTCTAGTTCTATCAGGGAGACCATAAAATCAGCCTTGTTGTAAGAAATACCATTCATGTAATGTAACTAACCAGTAGATCGCCACGATGGTGAATGTGTTCTGTAAGAGCCTTCACCGTCATAACTCTCTTCAGTCATATAGGCTGGTATGATTTCTCTCCatcttttcttttcttctttcgtCGCGCATAGCTTCTTGCGACGATCATACAACTGTTTCcagaatattgaaatttattgATGCACCCAAAGAAAACTAACCGCTTTCTGCCTGCTCCTCACTTTGGTGTTCCTGTCATTGGCTTCTTTAATAGCCACCCTGTCAGGCCTCACATCAGTAACTAGCTTTCGTCTACGGGATTCGTAGTAACGATGAACTGCCTCTAATATTAATAACCAACATCTATATATGTAAATAAAATATGTAATGTGTACTACGTTACATGACTCAAACAATATATACCAGTATGCCTTGCAAATCCCAGATTTTAAACAAAAAAACTATATGTACATGTTCCATCAATTTTTAAAGTATATACAGCAGGAGTTGCTAAAAGCTGACCAATTTAGTAATATGTAAATAAAGGGTCTAAGTACCTCATTAGCGACGAAACTTTaaagcatactatgcgtacCGTAGTCTCAATTAGGTGTAGTCTCATGAAGGTACAAATATCACCTGGTGACATTGCTCTTACTTCAATGCAGCCAAAATGTTGGCTGGTCAATCATAATTATAACCCCAATCATTCAGAAAATCACGATGCAGAATTTACTTAAAACAACCTTGAATTATAGAGGAAGATGATTTATTTTAaaacttcagtgctggtcactgtaaatttcTTTTGAAATATTTGAGCCAAAATTCTGCAGTTCTCAAGTGCAATGAAAAGACGACTTGAGTCACTTGACAATGAACAATTAAGTGAGAAAAGGcaaaatatggaataatggaacgGCAGAATTacagaataagcaaaacttTGAATATCCCTACAAGGCGAAGATGAGACAACACTAAAACTATGCTCAGCAATTCTCAGGACGATCTTGAAATAGAATCACTCTAAAGTAGAAAAGTACCAATACTGACATTACGTAGTATCACTGCCTATATTACTGGTATCGGTACCAGATCCATATTGGCAATACATACTAAGGAGTGAAGACTTACCACATTTCCTACATTTTCAACCATCATTAAATAAGTTTCTAGTAGCAAATAACTTACAGTAGTTATGCAAACAAACTAATACCTTGTTACCGGGGCTCTTTTTAAACTattggcacacacacacacaacacacacaacacacacacactccatgtgtattctaataaatgctCCACGTCACGTGGTGCTTAAAGTGCAGTTAGGTACAAAAACTTCAGTTCTTTCTGCTGTACTAGCTAATATCAGCTATCGCTCTAAGTTAATAGCCCTAATTTATTGCAGACACCTTTCTATTAACAGGTGAAAGCTAAAGCAGGATTTAACCTtcatatttttttttatttgcttAGAGATGGATGACTAACAGTTGAGGAAGATGATTAAGTAGAATAATTATTGAAAACACAGAATACGGCAAAATGCAATAGCAGAGTTGCAGAAAAGTGAAATTTGAAATCTACCGAATCCGATCTGGCTTTATATGCTCTTCACCTCATATAATCACAAACACAAGACAACAATAGAACAATGCTCAGCGATTTGAAGGGCAGTCTTTAACGAATCAAATAATGCTAGTAGCAAATTATCGAATAGTTATTTCAGCACTATTTCAAATGCACTTCACCATAATTTGCCACTAAAATTTAAGTTCTCTTTGCTGTACTAGCTAATACCAGCTATCACTCAACATTACCTGCCCCAATTTATTAGTGTACACTGTCTTCTACGAATATAATCTCTCAAACCCTAAAGCCACcgggctgctcttcattttcgtttgcgtaagtacgggtcacgcccacttttagAACGGCGAGATACGCATCTACTGGgagcctatgaggcctactaCGGCATTTTTCAGTTATAGAACACCTGAACAGCCCACTAGGAAAGCCAATCTCGAAGCCTGTGGAGAGTCACTGTGCCAGTTTTAAACCttggaaaagaaaccaccttcaagCCAAAGCTCACCAGTGCGGTGGTTCACTAAAGGCTTTGTTTAGCCTTAACTTGTTGTGGATAAGCTGTTTTTACCACTGAGCTAAtggtttgctcacgtgggtgtgtacagacaaacatacataggcacacacacacgtttttcgGGAAACAagttcagtaaaccaggcgcgcgcccacagccggccttcggctggctgtgggtgtgtgcctggtttaattacatcaatatttgttgtcatttGCTATTTCGTACCTTTCTTCTAAATCAAAATCAGCATCGAATTCTTCATATAGCTTCTTAACATCTCCCTACAAATATGATCAGTTAGCCATGATAACGGTTGCAGAAGTATCAATCCAACACAAGGTAAATAAACAAATGAAAGTTTATTAATCCACCTGCACATGGCAATGCAATCAAGTAAGATGCAGCAACTAATACTTAAGCACTTACATAAAAGCTTCTCTAATATTAACTGTTAATGAATACTGTAGTACTTACACTCAAATTGGTATCGAGACGTTCATCATTAGAGCTAGCAAGTGCTTCGTCTGGTGTGGTACCTTCCTGACCGGCAGACTGTAAGTTTGTTATCTCTTCTCTCATTGACAACTTCTTTTAAGGCTTCTACGGTCATCCTCAAAGCCTGATTGTCCATGGCAAACTTTGATAGTGCTTCCTGCTGACTTTGCATCATAGCAGCCATCTGGTCAAGTTTCCCCTCAATTTCTGAGATCACAGGTTCACTATGCTGCTCTTGTCTAGATCTCGCATAGAATCCAACCAAATGACTGTTCCTATTATCCACACCTAGTGGTACCCAAGTAACACACAGAATAAATTTGGCCTGTTGCCTTCTCACCTCGAGTCCTTGAAGTAATTTGTTGCTCTAATCTTCaaggtgtgccacggttggcatccatatcTATTGGAGAAGTAGTGATATGCAGAAATTAAGTCTGCGACTTCTcacctcggccttgtggagtctgtgattgaaAGCTGTGATCTGGTccctgaggtgtgccacggttggcatccatacctagatataagtagtgataatattgtgtagaaattatgtgtgctgacttcttacctcggccttgtggagtctgtgattgaaTGGTCTGACCTGGATCCTGAAGTGTGTCAcagttggcatccatacctgtatataaagtagtgatatgtagaaattacatgtgctgacttcttacctcggccttgtggagtctgtgattgaaAGCTGTGATCTGGTccctgaggtgtgccacggttggcatccatacctagatataagtagtgataatattgtgtagaaattatgtgtgctgacttcttacctcggccttgtggagtctgtgattgaaTGGTCTGACCTGGATCCTGAAGTGTGTCAcagttggcatccatacctgtatataaagtagtgatatgtagaaattacatgtgctgacttcttacctcggccttgtggagtctgtgattgaaAGCTGTGATCTGGTccctgaggtgtgccacggttggcatccatacctagatataagtagtgataatattgtgtagaaattatgtgtgctgacttcttacctcggccttgtggaaTCCGTGATTGACTGGTCTGACCTGGAtcctgaggtgtgccacggttggcatccatacctgtatatgaagtagtgatatgtagaaatCATGTGTGCTGACTgcttacctcggccttgtggagtccgtgattgaatggtccgaCCTGGATCCTGAGGTatgccacggttggcatccatacctgtatatgaagtagtgatatgtagaaattatgtgtgctgacttcttacctcgaGTATTGTAATGGGTCATTGTGTTAATTAATCAAAATGCTCGAAGAATTGACCACTGGGATTTCTGATTCCACTCTCTAGGACTAGCCAATTTCTGAGCTGGTTGGACtgtacagctggctgttttagcGGTTCAAACAACTCAAGTTGTATAAATTTTCTTTGATGGCGCTTATTTCGTGTCATCCCTCTCCAATTTTCTTTCTACAACCAATTTCACGCTCACACATAACTCACGCTCACACATAACTCACGTTAGATATCTCAACAAAGTCCTCTTCGTTTCCATTTTCGGGGAATTCCAGAAGTTCCCTACTTGCGTCCTCCTCGAGATCCGAGTCTTCTGTATGCATTAACTTGTGCCGATAATACGTAGACTTGgacacttctttgtggcagtGATCACAAAACTGTCGCTTTCTATTTCGCTTGACTCCTAGCTAGGCTTTGTGAAGACAAAGTCGTCTCGGCCATTTTATTATCGTGTCAAACCGTAATAGTTACGGATTCTTATACGATTGGCGTATCCAATGTATCACGAAATTTATTTCGTATCCGTACGTCTAGCTCGTCTCGAGAAATGGCAGGTTTCAAGTACGGAAATCGTGTCAACTCGTAACTATTAGTGAGTTTCGCTGTGTAAGATTCAATCTACgttttttgtttttctttttcctcATTAATACCGGATGACACTGCATTTCTAAGCTCATCTGGAGTAGGTGGTTGTATTTGGCCAGATAATGGTGCCTACATCACTTACCCGGACTTTCAATTCATCACTTCTTGAGGTAAGATTGTTAAACTGTTTTAAACGCATTCTCCATTGATTGGAATCATTTTTCAAGTCCATCATCCAGCTTAGAATAGATCTGGCAAAGAGATAATTAAGGCTTCTGTAACCTGGGGCAAGCAATGACTACAAAAAAGgcaacatttgtgactggattttggaaaatcacccttatgggtgcattgttgattcagagaaaaatgtattttaataatttaaagctttgttactcaccagccttggcagctacatgtttggatttttcagcaacgatggagcaattcacaacctttaagagcagctagtggccaaggtaatccctgtagagtttcctaccattttagatagatttTTTCACCAAtgttgctgtatcacgagtCCTCAAAAAAGGGTtggagggtgggggggggggggggggggtggggtgGGGGGCGGGGCGGgaaagagatagactacaaaatggatgagATTGGTAACTGAAAGCAGCAGCCCGTCAGAGGCaggaaatctcacaaaacagacatacatcacacattcagctccctgatcatctgtccagagtgtatgaaccccccaaagcacttccttgttgttcacagacctgtacagatgtCTGGTGTGGTTATACAGGCCGCCAGAGAACAGTCTACCAAAAGCAGGCCTGACAAATTGAAGgcgagtttgatatggaaattgttagcctgatagtgcagtaacttcatgctggtgttatctcacttttggcttttgcacccatatggttgattttgctaaatccggtcacattttagtATTCATCAAGTGTTGTTAGGTCAGTTTCAGTAATGTTAGCACATGAACTATGTTCCCATTCTAGACACAACAAATACAGTTGCAATCTTCAGAAACTAATTCACTACATTTCACAAACATATACAACTTTAACGAACTTTTCTGAAGCCTTTTCAGGCGTACCATTGGGAGACCTTGGTCTCTTCACCGGCATGTCTCTGGTATATAGTAGTGCTCACTGCTCACCCTGGCTGACTGTTGTACTTGGATACTTAATTTTTTCAGGAAACAAGATTTGTAGTTAAGTACAATATTGATAAAACTTACTGTAGCTACTTATAGACACACAGATACCAAAGTCTAGACTACTCTTATCTACAATCCTGTTGACCAAGAATGTATATTGCTACTACACTGTATGGTTGCAACACTATAGCTACAGATAAAAAGTACAGAACTACATGGATCAGCTATATGTGTGTATGAAGCAATGAGGACATCTATTTGGATTATCATATTATTAAGACTAATTAAGATCTCTCTGTGTATACCATTAAACCAGTTTTATCCATTTGGTAATGGAACTAAAGAGGCCAGCAGTCAAGTTCCTAAAGGAGACAGTACCACTTCACCACCTATCAATGTGCAAGGGGTATATCATTTCTTCAACCAGCAGCAACCAGTAGTTTATGTAAGTTGAACACTTCAGCTGCGCATTTGCTTATAATTAACATTGACATATAGTTTTATAGCAAATACGACCATTGTTATACGATCGGCTACGATACAAATGCACGTGACAAATTTAAAGTGGCTATACGTGTATacaatgggg
The Dysidea avara chromosome 7, odDysAvar1.4, whole genome shotgun sequence genome window above contains:
- the LOC136259842 gene encoding uncharacterized protein isoform X3, whose translation is MREEITNLQSAGQEGTTPDEALASSNDERLDTNLSGDVKKLYEEFDADFDLEERCWLLILEAVHRYYESRRRKLVTDVRPDRVAIKEANDRNTKVRSRQKALYDRRKKLCATKEEKKRWREIIPAYMTEESYDGEGSYRTHSPSWRSTELEDFIQELDQRWTVKSVLKKPRVVSTPLVCEAPRGAPAWAVTTAYHDAPQNGHQLQSSYTEVEQVEDPAVASGGTGHDQMHAAYDSESLTHYPLPQDDYSDGYSPSPYYARNIQPPQDQYYLQFSQRPDNNDHCINHYEESLPSQQGQYATPPNLVHQVDLADPVVAIFEDSD
- the LOC136259842 gene encoding uncharacterized protein isoform X4, with the protein product MREEITNLQSAGQEGTTPDEALASSNDERLDTNLSGDVKKLYEEFDADFDLEERCWLLILEAVHRYYESRRRKLVTDVRPDRVAIKEANDRNTKVRSRQKALYDRRKKLCATKEEKKRWREIIPAYMTEESYDGEGSYRTHSPSWRSTELEDFIQELDQRWTVKSVLKKPRVVSTPLVCEAPRGAPAWAVRARSISPTVTTAYHDAPQNGHQLQSSYTEVEQVEDPAVASGGTGHDQMHAAYDSESLTHYPLPQDDYSDGYSPSPYYARNIQPPQDQYYLQFSQRPDNNDHCINHYEESLPSQQVHQVDLADPVVAIFEDSD
- the LOC136259842 gene encoding uncharacterized protein isoform X2, yielding MREEITNLQSAGQEGTTPDEALASSNDERLDTNLSVNVKKLYEEFDADFDLEERCWLLILEAVHRYYESRRRKLVTDVRPDRVAIKEANDRNTKVRSRQKALYDRRKKLCATKEEKKRWREIIPAYMTEESYDGEGSYRTHSPSWRSTELEDFIQELDQRWTVKSVLKKPRVVSTPLVCEAPRGAPAWAVRARSISPTVTTAYHDAPQNGHQLQSSYTEVEQVEDPAVASGGTGHDQMHAAYDSESLTHYPLPQDDYSDGYSPSPYYARNIQPPQDQYYLQFSQRPDNNDHCINHYEESLPSQQGQYATPPNLVHQVDLADPVVAIFEDSD
- the LOC136259842 gene encoding uncharacterized protein isoform X1; the protein is MREEITNLQSAGQEGTTPDEALASSNDERLDTNLSGDVKKLYEEFDADFDLEERCWLLILEAVHRYYESRRRKLVTDVRPDRVAIKEANDRNTKVRSRQKALYDRRKKLCATKEEKKRWREIIPAYMTEESYDGEGSYRTHSPSWRSTELEDFIQELDQRWTVKSVLKKPRVVSTPLVCEAPRGAPAWAVRARSISPTVTTAYHDAPQNGHQLQSSYTEVEQVEDPAVASGGTGHDQMHAAYDSESLTHYPLPQDDYSDGYSPSPYYARNIQPPQDQYYLQFSQRPDNNDHCINHYEESLPSQQGQYATPPNLVHQVDLADPVVAIFEDSD
- the LOC136259843 gene encoding accumulation-associated protein-like, whose translation is MTHYNTRGMDANRGIPQDPGRTIQSRTPQGRGMDANRGTPQDPGQTSQSRIPQGRGMDANRGTPQGPDHSFQSQTPQGRVWMPTVTHFRIQVRPFNHRLHKAEVWMPTVAHLRDQITAFNHRLHKAEYGCQL